The following coding sequences lie in one Glycine max cultivar Williams 82 chromosome 19, Glycine_max_v4.0, whole genome shotgun sequence genomic window:
- the LOC102660039 gene encoding protein MAIN-LIKE 1-like, whose product MAPVDSEDIVANIPMDTGAEATEDEHEGFPGGPSDPSVLTQYGEHVACSVWTGEERPELKLSSHGRKVHSLGKLVPAIEGLVVGTRLSPLIACSVDTDDQRLLSSFVERWPRETSSFHLPVGELTITLDDVSSLLHLPVVGDLHAFQPLHVDDAVQMLVDLLMVSVKSARVETA is encoded by the exons ATGGCACCAGTTGATTCTGAGGATATTGTGGCAAACATTCCTATGGACACAGGCGCGGAGGCTACTGAGGATGAGCATGAGGGATTTCCGGGTGGTCCGAGCGACCCATCCGTGTTGACCCAGTATGGGGAACACGTTGCTTGCAGCGTATGGAcgggagag gagcgtCCTGAGTTGAAGTTATCCTCTCACGGGAGGAAGGTCCATAGTTTAGGCAAGCTTGTCCCTGCCATTGAGGGACTCGTTGTTGGGACAAGACTAAGTCCTCTGATCGCGTGTTCGGTAGACACCGACGATCAGAGACTTTTGTCCTCATTTGTGGAGCGGTGGCCCCGGGAGACGTCTAGTTTCCATCTCCCGGTGGGAGAGCTCACGATCACGCTGGACGACGTCTCCTCGCTTCTCCATCTGCCCGTGGTTGGCGACTTGCACGCCTTTCAGCCCTTGCACGTGGACGATGCGGTTCAGATGCTGGTGGACTTATTGATGGTCTCTGTAAAGTCTGCCAGGGTTGAGACAGCCTAG